In Microbulbifer celer, a single window of DNA contains:
- the mutT gene encoding 8-oxo-dGTP diphosphatase MutT yields the protein MAEGQKKHVHVAVGVILGADSRILLAKRPDHLHMGGRWEFPGGKVEPEETIQQAMSRELREELAIDVVSMEKLIEVRHDYGDKQVFLDTWCVTEFSGEPAGVEGQQLAWVSASALADYHFPDANQPIVEAVQAKLGS from the coding sequence ATGGCGGAAGGACAGAAAAAGCACGTACATGTCGCCGTTGGTGTGATTCTCGGCGCCGACAGCCGGATTCTGCTCGCCAAGCGTCCAGACCATTTGCATATGGGCGGGCGCTGGGAGTTTCCCGGGGGCAAGGTCGAACCCGAGGAGACCATCCAGCAGGCGATGTCGCGGGAGCTGCGCGAGGAGCTGGCGATTGATGTGGTGTCGATGGAAAAGCTGATTGAGGTGCGCCACGATTACGGGGACAAGCAGGTGTTTCTGGATACCTGGTGTGTGACGGAATTTTCCGGTGAACCGGCCGGTGTGGAAGGGCAACAGTTGGCCTGGGTCAGTGCCTCAGCGCTTGCGGATTACCATTTTCCCGATGCCAATCAGCCAATTGTCGAGGCGGTGCAGGCAAAACTGGGTTCGTAA
- the nagX gene encoding transmembrane glucosamine N-acetyltransferase NagX — protein sequence MVSKKQRLASVDALRGFDMFWIIGGEALFLPLFALTGWSVFHFGHGQMQHTQWHGFSFYDLIFPLFIFLSGVTLGLANKSLRGLPVSDRAPVYRKAVKRLFLLILLGVVYNHGWGSGIPADLGEVRYASVLARIGFAWFFAAMIVWHCTLRTQSVIAVTILLGYWLLQTLFGNLTPEGSVNAWVDQHVLPGITYQNRAYDPEGVLSTIPAIANALGGVFAGRWLAHHSGDHKAILKGLFMAATVSLLAGFLWHWVYPVNKELWTSSFVLITCGCCLLLLGIFYLVVDVWHWKRFTYIFSVIGCNAILVYLGTSLVNWQYSSKSLFGGIAAALPQQAAGTFLIACGVILLQWLVLRFLYKRGIFISP from the coding sequence ATGGTCAGCAAAAAACAACGCCTCGCATCGGTAGACGCCCTGCGCGGTTTCGACATGTTCTGGATCATCGGCGGCGAGGCACTATTTCTGCCCTTGTTCGCGTTAACCGGCTGGTCTGTTTTCCACTTTGGCCATGGCCAGATGCAGCACACTCAATGGCACGGGTTCAGTTTCTACGATCTGATATTCCCGCTGTTCATCTTCCTCTCCGGCGTCACCCTGGGACTCGCCAACAAATCGCTCCGCGGCCTCCCGGTGAGCGATCGGGCACCGGTGTACCGCAAAGCAGTAAAGCGTCTGTTCCTGTTGATTCTGTTGGGGGTTGTCTACAACCATGGTTGGGGAAGCGGTATTCCCGCTGATCTCGGCGAAGTCCGCTACGCGAGCGTATTGGCCCGCATCGGTTTTGCGTGGTTTTTCGCCGCGATGATTGTATGGCACTGTACCCTGCGCACGCAGTCTGTGATTGCCGTGACGATTTTGCTTGGTTACTGGCTGTTACAAACACTCTTCGGCAACCTCACGCCAGAAGGCTCTGTGAATGCGTGGGTGGATCAGCATGTTCTGCCCGGTATCACATACCAGAATCGCGCCTATGATCCAGAGGGCGTTCTCTCTACGATACCCGCGATCGCCAATGCCCTGGGTGGTGTATTCGCCGGCCGCTGGCTTGCGCATCACAGTGGCGATCACAAGGCAATCCTCAAGGGGCTGTTCATGGCTGCGACGGTCAGCCTGCTGGCTGGATTCCTGTGGCACTGGGTGTACCCGGTCAACAAGGAGCTGTGGACCAGCTCGTTTGTACTGATCACCTGTGGTTGCTGCCTGTTGTTACTGGGGATTTTCTATCTGGTGGTGGATGTGTGGCACTGGAAGCGGTTCACCTACATCTTCTCAGTGATTGGTTGCAATGCCATTCTTGTTTACTTGGGAACCAGCCTGGTGAACTGGCAGTACAGCAGTAAAAGCCTGTTTGGTGGGATTGCGGCGGCGCTACCACAACAGGCTGCGGGTACCTTCTTGATTGCCTGTGGTGTGATTCTTTTGCAATGGCTGGTACTGCGCTTTCTGTACAAGCGAGGCATCTTTATCAGCCCCTGA
- the secA gene encoding preprotein translocase subunit SecA gives MIGKLIKTVFGSKNDRELKRMRKAVAKIAALEEEYKALDDAALKAKTDEFRQRLEKGETLNQILPEAFSAVREASGRALGMRHFDVQMIGGMTLHEGHIAEMRTGEGKTLVATLPAYLNALEGKGVHIVTVNDYLASRDANWMRPVYEFLGLTVGVVVSQQPPEEKKAAYAADITYGTNNEFGFDYLRDNMVLRKEDRVQRPQNFAIVDEVDSILIDEARTPLIISGAAEDSSHLYMAMNKLVPQLQRAEEDGEGHYTVDEKTRQVEMTEEGHQLIEDLLSRNGLLNENESLYAPGNLGLLHHVNAALRALVLFHKDVDYIVQNGQVVLIDEHTGRTMPGRRLSEGLHQALEAKENVQIQSESQTLASTTFQNLFRFYPKLSGMTGTADTEAFEFRQIYGLDVVVIPTNKPKQRDDLNDLVYLTKDEKLEAIIEDINYCREKKAPVLVGTASIETSEEMSRLLQKAKIEHQVLNAKFHEKEAQIIAQAGRPGTVTIATNMAGRGTDIVLGGNWEAEVEELQEKEGREATAEEIAAIKADWKQRHDTVIEAGGLHIIGTERHESRRIDNQLRGRAGRQGDPGVTRFYLSLEDSLMRIFASDRVKNFMQMLGMERGEAIEHRMVSNAIEKAQRRVEGRNFDIRKQLLEYDDVANDQRQVIYSQRNELLEAENISDTITAIRDDVVNELISSYVPPQSVEEQWDIPGLEQQLAGELGLQLPVRQWLDEDRTLHEESLREKIVTEAQQAYQDKLARIAESTGDENLMPTIERQVMLQVLDQLWKEHLSSMDHLRAGIGLRAYANKNPKQEFKRESFHLFQSMLESLKHEVVRVLAHVEPITREQMEEEERRRLEMQRRQQLELQHAEASAIPEAEPAPESATQAPARRGPRVGRNDPCPCGSGKKYKQCHGKLTSSTPS, from the coding sequence ATGATTGGCAAACTGATAAAGACGGTCTTCGGTTCAAAAAATGACCGCGAACTCAAGCGTATGCGCAAGGCAGTGGCAAAGATTGCCGCGCTGGAAGAGGAATACAAGGCGCTGGACGACGCCGCACTGAAAGCCAAAACGGATGAATTCCGGCAGCGCCTGGAAAAAGGCGAGACCCTGAATCAGATACTGCCCGAGGCTTTTTCCGCCGTGCGCGAGGCCAGTGGCCGCGCGCTGGGGATGCGTCACTTTGACGTACAGATGATCGGTGGCATGACCCTGCACGAAGGGCATATCGCCGAGATGCGTACCGGTGAGGGTAAAACCCTGGTGGCGACGCTCCCGGCTTACCTGAATGCGCTGGAAGGCAAGGGCGTGCATATTGTTACCGTTAACGACTACCTCGCCTCCCGGGACGCCAACTGGATGCGCCCGGTGTATGAGTTCCTCGGCCTGACCGTGGGTGTGGTGGTCTCCCAGCAGCCACCAGAAGAAAAAAAGGCAGCCTACGCGGCGGATATTACTTACGGCACCAACAATGAATTCGGTTTCGACTACCTGCGTGACAACATGGTGCTGCGCAAGGAAGACCGGGTTCAGCGCCCGCAGAACTTCGCCATTGTGGACGAGGTGGATTCGATCCTGATCGACGAGGCCCGTACCCCGCTGATTATCTCCGGTGCGGCGGAAGACTCTTCTCACCTGTATATGGCGATGAACAAGCTGGTGCCCCAGCTGCAGCGTGCGGAAGAAGATGGCGAGGGCCACTACACGGTGGACGAGAAGACCCGTCAGGTGGAAATGACCGAAGAAGGTCACCAGCTGATCGAGGATCTGCTTTCCCGTAACGGCCTGCTGAACGAAAACGAATCCCTCTACGCCCCGGGTAACCTGGGACTGTTGCATCACGTCAATGCCGCACTGCGCGCGCTGGTGCTGTTCCACAAAGATGTGGACTATATCGTACAGAATGGTCAGGTGGTCCTGATCGATGAGCACACCGGCCGTACCATGCCCGGCCGCCGCCTGTCCGAGGGCCTGCACCAGGCCCTGGAAGCCAAAGAGAATGTGCAGATCCAGAGCGAGAGCCAGACCCTGGCCTCTACCACCTTCCAGAACCTGTTCCGTTTCTACCCCAAGCTGTCCGGTATGACCGGTACGGCGGATACCGAGGCGTTTGAATTCCGCCAGATTTACGGCCTCGATGTGGTGGTGATCCCCACCAATAAGCCCAAACAGCGGGACGATCTCAACGACCTGGTGTACCTCACCAAGGATGAGAAGCTCGAAGCGATCATCGAAGACATCAACTACTGTCGCGAGAAGAAAGCACCGGTTCTGGTGGGTACCGCTTCTATCGAGACCTCGGAGGAGATGTCCCGCCTGCTGCAGAAGGCGAAGATCGAACACCAGGTTCTGAACGCCAAGTTCCACGAGAAAGAAGCCCAGATCATCGCCCAGGCCGGGCGTCCGGGTACGGTCACCATTGCCACCAATATGGCGGGCCGCGGTACCGATATCGTGCTCGGTGGTAACTGGGAAGCGGAAGTTGAGGAGCTGCAGGAAAAAGAAGGCCGCGAAGCGACGGCAGAAGAGATTGCTGCAATCAAGGCCGATTGGAAACAGCGTCACGATACCGTGATCGAGGCCGGCGGCCTGCACATCATCGGTACCGAGCGTCACGAATCCCGCCGTATCGACAACCAGCTGCGCGGCCGTGCGGGCCGTCAGGGCGACCCGGGGGTGACCCGTTTTTACCTGTCACTGGAAGACAGCCTGATGCGGATCTTTGCCTCGGATCGGGTGAAGAACTTTATGCAGATGTTGGGGATGGAGCGCGGCGAAGCCATCGAGCATCGCATGGTTTCCAATGCCATTGAAAAGGCCCAGCGTCGCGTGGAAGGGCGCAACTTCGATATCCGTAAGCAGCTGCTGGAATACGATGATGTTGCCAATGACCAGCGCCAGGTCATTTACTCCCAGCGCAATGAACTGCTGGAAGCGGAGAACATCAGCGATACCATCACCGCAATCCGCGATGACGTGGTCAATGAGCTGATTTCCAGCTACGTACCGCCCCAGAGCGTGGAAGAGCAGTGGGATATTCCCGGGCTCGAGCAGCAGCTGGCGGGCGAGCTTGGGCTGCAGCTGCCGGTACGTCAATGGTTGGATGAAGATCGTACCCTGCACGAAGAAAGCCTGCGGGAGAAAATCGTCACCGAAGCGCAGCAGGCCTATCAGGACAAACTGGCGCGTATCGCCGAGAGCACCGGTGATGAGAACCTGATGCCTACCATCGAGCGTCAGGTGATGCTGCAGGTGCTGGATCAGCTGTGGAAAGAGCATCTGTCCAGCATGGATCACCTGCGGGCAGGTATTGGCTTGCGGGCATATGCCAACAAGAACCCGAAGCAGGAATTCAAGCGCGAATCCTTCCACCTGTTCCAGAGCATGCTCGAGAGCCTCAAGCACGAAGTGGTGCGCGTACTGGCCCATGTGGAGCCGATCACCCGCGAGCAGATGGAAGAGGAAGAGCGCCGCCGCCTGGAAATGCAGCGTCGCCAACAGCTGGAGCTGCAACACGCAGAAGCCTCTGCCATTCCGGAAGCGGAGCCAGCTCCCGAGTCGGCCACCCAGGCGCCCGCGCGTCGAGGGCCACGCGTTGGACGCAACGATCCCTGCCCGTGTGGATCCGGCAAGAAGTACAAGCAGTGTCACGGCAAGCTGACTTCGTCCACCCCTTCCTGA
- a CDS encoding glycoside hydrolase family 16 protein: MNYFFPHLKQPVASILSGLAIGAFALGGCSKEEVTVAETGAISEKIFFDDFSYQSLQEMRENQWKVRTESGHPGVANARWSADGISFLKERDSENTLLRMTSSTDGSGENTQHTQFCHQRKYLSGTYAARVFFRDEPVSGPDGDQIIETFYTISPLKAPMDPDYSEMDFEYLANGGWGEPDNALFATSWETFKLDPFVKDNEYTTKPGSFAGWHTLVLQVADDKLRYYVDGEQFAEHSEHVYPEEPMSINFNLWFTQEGLIDSDEVRTYQQEVDWVYHIADEVLSPAEVEHKVSALRADQVAFTDSVPDWEPKLPSPCGL; encoded by the coding sequence ATGAACTATTTTTTCCCACATCTGAAACAGCCAGTTGCCAGTATCCTCAGTGGGCTCGCAATCGGAGCATTTGCGCTCGGAGGCTGCAGTAAGGAGGAAGTCACAGTAGCCGAGACTGGCGCAATCAGTGAAAAGATATTTTTTGACGATTTCTCTTACCAGTCTCTGCAAGAGATGCGTGAAAATCAGTGGAAAGTACGTACCGAGAGCGGTCACCCCGGCGTCGCCAACGCCCGCTGGTCTGCAGACGGTATCAGTTTCCTCAAGGAGAGGGATTCCGAAAACACACTGCTGCGCATGACTTCATCTACCGATGGCAGTGGCGAGAACACACAGCACACCCAGTTCTGCCATCAGCGTAAATACCTGTCCGGCACCTACGCCGCGCGGGTCTTCTTCCGCGATGAGCCTGTCTCCGGTCCCGACGGCGATCAGATTATTGAAACCTTCTACACCATCAGCCCGCTCAAGGCGCCGATGGACCCGGACTACAGTGAAATGGACTTCGAGTATCTCGCCAATGGTGGCTGGGGAGAGCCCGACAACGCCCTGTTCGCGACCAGCTGGGAAACCTTCAAGTTAGACCCGTTTGTAAAGGACAACGAATACACAACCAAACCCGGCAGTTTCGCAGGCTGGCACACACTGGTGCTACAGGTGGCGGACGACAAGCTTCGTTACTACGTCGATGGCGAGCAATTTGCCGAGCACAGTGAACATGTTTACCCGGAAGAACCCATGTCGATCAACTTCAACCTGTGGTTTACCCAGGAGGGACTGATCGACTCTGACGAAGTCCGGACTTATCAGCAGGAGGTGGACTGGGTGTATCACATTGCCGACGAAGTCCTGAGTCCCGCTGAGGTCGAGCACAAGGTCAGCGCACTGCGCGCAGATCAGGTAGCATTTACCGATAGTGTGCCCGACTGGGAGCCCAAATTGCCGTCACCTTGTGGCCTGTAA
- the lpxC gene encoding UDP-3-O-acyl-N-acetylglucosamine deacetylase, with protein MIKQRTLKNAIRATGVGLHTGKKVVLTLKPAPVNSGIVFRRIDLDPVVEIEARAENVGDTLLSTTLVKGDVRVATVEHLLSAMAGLGIDNAIIELSAQEVPIMDGSAGPFVFLIQSAGIQEQSAPKKFLRIKKPVTVEEGDKVASFLPFNGFKVSFTIDFDHPVFQGRNLSSAVDFSSTSFVKEVSRARTFGFMHEIEYLRSKGLVQGGSVDNAIVIDQYRILNEGGLRYEDEFVKHKILDAIGDLYLLGTSVIGEFKAYKSGHALNNKSLRTLMAQEDAWEMVTFEDEQEAPISYVKPILAV; from the coding sequence ATGATCAAACAGCGCACTCTCAAAAATGCTATCCGTGCTACGGGTGTCGGTCTGCACACCGGCAAGAAGGTCGTTCTGACCCTCAAGCCGGCGCCGGTAAACAGCGGTATCGTTTTCCGACGGATCGATCTGGATCCGGTTGTTGAGATTGAAGCGCGTGCTGAGAATGTTGGCGATACGCTGTTGTCCACCACGCTGGTGAAGGGCGATGTACGTGTGGCGACCGTCGAGCACCTGCTTTCCGCGATGGCGGGGCTGGGTATCGATAATGCGATTATCGAGCTTTCTGCCCAGGAAGTGCCGATCATGGACGGCAGTGCCGGTCCCTTTGTGTTCCTGATCCAGTCCGCCGGTATTCAGGAGCAGTCCGCGCCCAAGAAATTCCTGCGGATCAAGAAGCCGGTGACAGTGGAAGAGGGTGATAAAGTAGCCAGCTTCCTGCCGTTCAATGGATTCAAGGTGTCTTTCACCATCGATTTTGACCACCCGGTCTTCCAGGGGCGCAACCTGAGTTCCGCGGTGGATTTCTCCAGCACCTCTTTCGTCAAGGAAGTGAGCCGTGCGCGCACCTTCGGTTTCATGCATGAAATCGAATACCTGCGCTCCAAGGGCCTGGTGCAGGGGGGGAGCGTAGACAACGCGATTGTGATCGACCAGTACCGCATTCTGAATGAAGGCGGGCTGCGTTACGAAGATGAGTTTGTAAAGCACAAGATACTCGATGCCATTGGTGACCTGTACCTGCTGGGTACCAGCGTGATCGGTGAGTTCAAGGCCTATAAATCTGGCCACGCCCTGAATAACAAGTCACTGCGTACTCTGATGGCGCAGGAAGACGCCTGGGAAATGGTGACCTTCGAGGACGAACAGGAAGCACCGATCTCTTACGTCAAACCGATTTTGGCGGTGTAA
- the ftsZ gene encoding cell division protein FtsZ: protein MFELVDSVQDKPVIKVVGVGGGGGNAVKHMIASEINGVDFICANTDAQALKDVEAHTIIQLGNTITRGLGAGANPDVGRQSALEDRDRIAEVLDGADMVFITAGMGGGTGTGGAPIVAEIAKDLGILTVAVVTRPFMIEGRKRAVVAEDGILELRDKVDSLITIPNDRLLEVLGNKITMKSAYKEADNVLLGAVQGIADLMIRPGIMNVDFADVRTVMSEMGMAMMGSGAAVGENRAREAAEKAVRSPLLDNVNLQGARGILVNIITGSEEGGCQELTLGEYSEVGAIVQEIASDDATVVIGTAVDDKLGDEMRVTVVAAGLGDANSQVARPTKVVDNTRRQEARETASRPAAPEVTRDAHRESHREAQEVRNRVDSERPKRAMPSVNPADQDMEYLDIPAFLRRQAD from the coding sequence ATGTTCGAACTCGTAGATAGCGTACAGGATAAACCTGTCATTAAAGTAGTCGGTGTCGGCGGCGGTGGTGGTAACGCCGTCAAGCACATGATTGCCAGCGAAATTAACGGTGTGGATTTCATCTGTGCCAACACGGATGCGCAGGCGCTCAAAGATGTAGAAGCGCACACCATCATCCAGCTGGGTAATACCATTACCCGCGGTCTGGGTGCCGGCGCCAACCCGGATGTGGGACGTCAGTCTGCACTGGAAGATCGCGATCGTATCGCCGAAGTACTCGACGGTGCGGACATGGTCTTCATCACCGCGGGTATGGGCGGCGGTACAGGCACCGGTGGTGCACCGATTGTGGCGGAAATCGCCAAGGATCTGGGCATCCTTACGGTCGCGGTAGTGACCCGTCCGTTCATGATCGAGGGACGCAAGCGCGCCGTCGTTGCAGAGGATGGCATCCTCGAACTGCGCGACAAAGTGGATTCCCTGATCACCATTCCCAACGACCGTCTGCTGGAAGTACTCGGCAACAAGATCACCATGAAGTCCGCATACAAAGAAGCGGACAACGTGCTGTTGGGTGCGGTGCAGGGTATTGCCGACCTGATGATCCGCCCGGGCATCATGAACGTGGACTTTGCCGACGTACGCACCGTCATGTCAGAGATGGGGATGGCGATGATGGGCTCCGGTGCTGCCGTGGGTGAAAATCGCGCCCGTGAAGCGGCGGAAAAGGCGGTGCGCAGCCCGCTGCTGGACAACGTCAACCTGCAGGGTGCCCGCGGTATTCTGGTGAATATCATCACCGGCAGTGAAGAGGGCGGCTGTCAGGAGCTGACTCTGGGCGAGTACTCTGAAGTGGGTGCCATCGTACAGGAGATTGCTTCCGACGATGCCACCGTGGTGATCGGTACCGCGGTAGACGACAAACTCGGCGATGAGATGCGGGTAACCGTGGTAGCTGCCGGTCTCGGCGATGCCAACTCCCAGGTCGCACGCCCGACCAAGGTGGTCGACAATACCCGCCGTCAGGAAGCCCGCGAAACCGCCAGCCGTCCGGCGGCTCCGGAAGTGACCCGCGATGCGCATCGTGAGTCCCATCGCGAAGCCCAGGAGGTGCGTAACCGGGTGGATAGCGAGCGTCCGAAGCGTGCCATGCCGTCCGTCAATCCGGCGGATCAGGATATGGAATACCTGGATATTCCCGCGTTCCTCCGCCGGCAGGCGGACTGA
- the argJ gene encoding bifunctional glutamate N-acetyltransferase/amino-acid acetyltransferase ArgJ — MVQSLSQVPGVRLGAVPAQIKNWQRDDLLLIEIAKGGSVSATFTQNAFCAAPVIVAREHIAQGDIRALLINAGNANAATGERGLADARRCCEAVAEAMNIEARQVLPFSTGVIGEHLPLQKLLDGIPKAAAALGIDAWDAASRAIMTTDTRPKTASRSVEIAGEQIVVTGMAKGAGMIQPNMATMLAYVATDAAVPQPMLDQLVKEAVAASFNRISVDGDTSTNDACVLIASGATGAPIADTNSEAYAQLKAAITDVHIELAQAIVRDGEGATKFVTIQVNNAKSPAEALRVAFEIGESPLVKTALYASDPNWGRLVMAVGNAGIDNLDVSKVGIFLDDVQIVDAGGRAEAYTEDAGQKVFDQGEFTITVDLQRGDACEHIWTCDFSHEYVTINAEYRT; from the coding sequence ATGGTGCAGTCATTGTCACAGGTTCCCGGTGTCCGTCTCGGTGCGGTGCCGGCACAGATCAAGAACTGGCAGCGGGACGATTTACTGCTGATCGAGATTGCCAAAGGCGGCAGTGTCTCAGCCACGTTTACCCAGAACGCCTTCTGTGCAGCACCGGTGATTGTTGCCAGAGAGCACATTGCCCAGGGCGATATCCGTGCGTTGCTGATCAATGCCGGCAACGCCAATGCCGCCACCGGCGAGCGCGGTCTCGCAGATGCGCGTCGCTGTTGTGAGGCTGTGGCCGAGGCAATGAACATTGAAGCACGCCAGGTGTTGCCGTTCAGTACCGGTGTGATTGGAGAGCACCTGCCGTTGCAAAAGCTGCTTGATGGGATTCCCAAGGCGGCAGCGGCACTTGGTATCGATGCCTGGGATGCAGCATCCCGCGCGATCATGACTACGGACACGCGCCCTAAAACCGCGTCCCGCAGCGTGGAGATCGCCGGTGAACAGATTGTGGTGACCGGCATGGCCAAGGGCGCCGGCATGATCCAGCCCAATATGGCCACCATGCTGGCCTATGTGGCGACGGATGCGGCGGTACCGCAACCGATGCTGGATCAGCTGGTGAAAGAGGCGGTGGCGGCGTCGTTCAACCGCATCAGTGTCGACGGCGATACCTCGACCAATGACGCTTGTGTCCTGATCGCAAGTGGCGCCACCGGCGCGCCCATCGCCGATACCAACAGCGAAGCCTATGCGCAGCTGAAAGCGGCAATAACAGACGTGCATATCGAACTGGCCCAGGCCATTGTGCGCGACGGTGAAGGTGCGACCAAGTTTGTCACCATTCAAGTCAACAACGCCAAGAGCCCGGCGGAAGCTTTGCGGGTGGCGTTTGAAATCGGTGAGTCCCCGCTGGTGAAAACTGCTTTGTACGCCTCTGATCCCAACTGGGGGCGGCTGGTGATGGCGGTGGGCAATGCGGGTATCGACAACCTGGATGTCAGCAAGGTGGGCATTTTCCTTGATGACGTTCAGATCGTTGACGCCGGCGGCCGTGCGGAGGCTTATACCGAAGACGCTGGGCAGAAAGTATTTGATCAGGGCGAGTTCACCATCACGGTGGATCTGCAGCGCGGCGATGCCTGCGAGCATATCTGGACCTGCGATTTCTCCCACGAGTATGTGACCATCAATGCGGAGTATCGGACCTGA
- a CDS encoding M23 family metallopeptidase, with translation MKVILVNERGGTSRSFNFGGLSKALLGLCLLGLPVGAFWLATALPVAESDVLDGRAVKAWNKALRKQQEQIGDAERDAREQLTALTVKLAEMQARLTRLDALGERLTSIAKLDEGEFQFGVNPAVGGPEDPGISGVSDLPYQPPEFLDVIGDLADQIEDRQMQLSTLESLMARRKLQDEQFIAGRPITKGWMSSRYGYRTDPFSGRRSWHKGVDFAGKNGSDVVSVAAGVVTWAEDRYGYGQLVEINHGNGYTTRYGHNSELKVKPGDIVKKGQVIALMGSSGRSTGPHVHFEVYKNNRPVDPATYIRRTGR, from the coding sequence ATGAAAGTAATCCTTGTCAATGAGCGCGGGGGAACCTCCCGCAGTTTCAACTTTGGTGGACTGAGCAAAGCCCTGCTTGGTCTCTGCCTGTTGGGGCTGCCCGTGGGCGCCTTTTGGCTGGCGACGGCTCTGCCGGTTGCGGAGTCCGATGTGCTGGATGGCCGCGCGGTAAAGGCGTGGAACAAGGCCCTGCGCAAACAGCAGGAGCAGATTGGCGACGCCGAGCGCGACGCCCGTGAGCAGCTGACAGCGCTTACCGTGAAACTGGCGGAAATGCAGGCGCGCCTGACCCGCCTGGATGCGCTCGGAGAGCGCCTTACCAGTATCGCCAAACTCGACGAAGGCGAGTTCCAGTTCGGAGTCAATCCCGCAGTGGGCGGCCCTGAAGACCCCGGTATCAGTGGTGTTTCTGACCTGCCGTACCAGCCCCCCGAATTCCTCGATGTGATCGGAGATCTGGCGGACCAGATCGAAGACCGCCAGATGCAGCTCTCCACCCTCGAATCGCTGATGGCCCGTCGCAAACTGCAGGATGAGCAGTTCATCGCCGGCCGCCCGATCACCAAGGGCTGGATGTCTTCACGCTACGGCTATCGGACCGATCCTTTTTCCGGGCGCCGCTCCTGGCACAAGGGGGTGGACTTTGCCGGTAAGAATGGATCAGATGTGGTTTCCGTGGCCGCCGGTGTCGTTACCTGGGCAGAAGACCGCTACGGTTACGGCCAGCTGGTGGAAATCAACCACGGCAATGGCTACACCACCCGCTACGGCCACAACAGTGAGCTGAAGGTCAAGCCCGGGGATATCGTCAAGAAGGGCCAGGTCATCGCACTGATGGGCTCCAGCGGCCGCTCCACGGGGCCCCATGTGCACTTCGAAGTCTATAAAAACAACCGCCCGGTTGATCCCGCTACCTACATCCGCCGAACCGGCAGATAG